In Nicotiana tabacum cultivar K326 chromosome 2, ASM71507v2, whole genome shotgun sequence, the following proteins share a genomic window:
- the LOC107796580 gene encoding 2S sulfur-rich seed storage protein 1-like: MAKISVAAALLLCLLAVASANTFTVTTTVTEDDIDNQGSQRCQEQIQRQRLNHCRMYLSRSRQYYGDELSMVTDDEESNQGQQHLQQCCQELRNMDTLCRCEALRRMVTQQRGGRGQEAERMSERARYLPRMCNIQPTQCRF; this comes from the exons ATGGCGAAGATTTCAGTTGCTGCTGCTCTTCTCTTGTGCTTGTTAGCCGTTGCAAGTGCCAACACCTTCACCGTCACCACCACCGTGACGGAGGACGATATCGACAATCAAGGGTCACAGAGGTGCCAAGAGCAGATCCAGAGACAGAGGCTCAACCACTGCag GATGTACCTTTCAAGAAGCCGCCAATATTATGGCGACGAGCTGAGCATGGTGACAGATGATGAGGAGAGCAACCAAGGACAGCAGCATCTCCAACAATGTTGCCAGGAATTGAGGAACATGGACACTCTATGCCGCTGCGAGGCACTTAGGAGAATGGTGACACAGCAGCGTGGTGGCCGCGGCCAAGAGGCAGAGCGCATGTCAGAGAGAGCTCGTTATCTCCCCCGTATGTGCAATATCCAGCCTACCCAGTGCCGCTTCTAA